The following are from one region of the Alicyclobacillus fastidiosus genome:
- a CDS encoding ribulose-bisphosphate carboxylase large subunit family protein has product MSEERVLATYVIETPYQLEHAAVVMAGEQSTGTFVSVPGETAFIKETYGANIVRITELEPAAAPSLPGCKPPRGDANPVYRRGEVVLSFPYHNFGPSIPNLLATVAGNLYELREFSGLRLVDLDVPVQFMEKYRGPQFGIAGTRELAGVTGRPLIGTIVKPSIGLSLAELQALVRELALAGIDFIKDDELNGNPPYAPLKDRVRAVMEEIERAADKTGKKVMYAFNITGDIDELRENHDVVVEAGGNCVMVGINSVGFAGVSHLRTFSQVPIHGHRNQWGAMTRSKALGMEFRVYQKLARLAGVDHLHTNGLDNKFYESNESVVRSVRDCLTPMFGDDTVMPVLSSGQWAGTAIDSYRAMQTVDVLHLAGGGIMAHPGGVAAGVESMKQGWEAALAGHSLGEYASTHVELRQAMEKFARP; this is encoded by the coding sequence TTGAGTGAAGAACGCGTTTTAGCGACCTATGTCATTGAGACCCCCTATCAGTTAGAGCACGCCGCAGTGGTCATGGCTGGAGAGCAATCCACGGGTACATTTGTCTCTGTACCCGGGGAGACGGCCTTCATCAAAGAGACGTATGGTGCCAACATCGTGCGGATCACCGAATTGGAACCGGCAGCGGCCCCATCGCTGCCGGGATGTAAACCGCCGCGTGGCGACGCGAATCCGGTGTACCGGCGCGGCGAGGTTGTGCTCTCGTTTCCGTACCACAACTTCGGACCGTCGATTCCGAACCTATTGGCGACCGTTGCCGGAAATTTGTATGAACTGCGAGAGTTCTCCGGCTTGCGCCTCGTCGATCTCGACGTCCCGGTCCAGTTCATGGAGAAGTACCGAGGGCCACAGTTCGGCATCGCGGGGACCCGGGAGCTCGCAGGCGTCACCGGGCGGCCGCTGATTGGCACGATTGTGAAACCGAGTATCGGTCTGTCGCTCGCTGAGCTGCAGGCGTTGGTGCGCGAGCTTGCGCTTGCTGGGATCGACTTCATCAAGGACGACGAACTGAATGGTAATCCTCCGTACGCGCCACTGAAGGATCGAGTGAGGGCTGTGATGGAGGAGATCGAGCGGGCGGCTGACAAGACGGGGAAGAAAGTCATGTACGCGTTCAACATCACGGGCGATATCGACGAGCTGCGGGAAAACCACGACGTGGTCGTCGAAGCTGGTGGCAACTGCGTGATGGTTGGCATCAATAGCGTCGGCTTCGCTGGCGTCTCGCATTTGCGGACGTTTTCGCAGGTGCCGATTCACGGCCATCGCAATCAATGGGGCGCGATGACGCGCAGCAAAGCCTTGGGAATGGAGTTTCGCGTCTATCAAAAGCTCGCCCGTTTGGCAGGTGTCGATCACCTGCACACGAACGGACTCGACAACAAGTTTTACGAGTCCAATGAATCCGTCGTCCGCTCCGTGCGGGATTGTCTGACGCCGATGTTTGGTGACGACACGGTGATGCCTGTACTCTCCTCGGGCCAATGGGCAGGGACAGCCATCGACTCCTACCGTGCGATGCAGACCGTCGACGTCCTCCACTTGGCTGGCGGCGGGATCATGGCGCACCCTGGCGGCGTGGCAGCAGGCGTCGAAAGTATGAAACAAGGGTGGGAGGCGGCGCTTGCTGGGCACTCCTTGGGGGAATACGCGAGTACCCACGTCGAGCTCAGGCAAGCGATGGAGAAGTTTGCACGGCCTTGA
- a CDS encoding MFS transporter, with protein MQVTTQKEVQRRAGLRVPGLRWWMFGFFILVMIINYIDRSSLSIAMPLIGKDLHINSVTTGIILSSFGWTYALMQLPGGWLVDKLKPRRVVSASLIGWGIVEGLTGLASGIGALVGMRMFLGVFEGPVQNGANSSLTRWLRKHERARGSTLVDGGGPLGTAFGGLLVTGLIVWLGTWRLAFGAVGLLTVLIGIFAWVLMRDNPADHPLITEEEVAYLDHIETGDSHDETAYGNAVQYFKHWSPWLLLLAFFGYDAVLYGLLTWAPSYVSKVQHVSFGMTGIWTFVIFGAGFVGELTAGQLADRWIRSGASVNLVMRTLLGFAGIGVAVAIILVNHVSTPTAAILLISLANFFLRWGGLYWSVPARLAATQHVGQLTGAMNFSGNVAGIIVPILVGWIVQQSGSFVGVFVMFAVAGLLMAVSSVAINYSRKLTS; from the coding sequence ATGCAGGTGACTACACAAAAAGAGGTACAGAGGCGCGCAGGCCTTCGCGTGCCTGGGTTGCGTTGGTGGATGTTCGGATTTTTTATCTTGGTCATGATTATCAACTACATTGATCGTTCTTCTCTATCGATCGCGATGCCGCTGATCGGCAAGGACCTGCACATCAATTCGGTGACAACCGGCATCATTCTCAGTTCGTTTGGCTGGACGTACGCCCTGATGCAATTGCCTGGCGGCTGGCTCGTGGATAAGTTGAAGCCGCGGCGAGTCGTATCGGCGAGCCTCATCGGTTGGGGCATTGTCGAAGGTCTGACGGGATTGGCTAGTGGCATTGGCGCACTGGTTGGCATGCGGATGTTTCTCGGCGTCTTTGAGGGGCCAGTTCAAAATGGCGCCAACTCGTCACTGACGCGCTGGTTGCGCAAACACGAACGGGCGAGAGGAAGCACGCTCGTCGATGGCGGCGGGCCGTTAGGTACCGCATTCGGTGGACTCTTGGTGACAGGTCTCATCGTGTGGCTGGGTACCTGGCGGCTGGCATTTGGTGCAGTTGGCCTTTTAACCGTTCTGATTGGTATCTTCGCATGGGTGCTGATGCGCGACAATCCGGCGGATCACCCTTTGATCACAGAAGAGGAAGTCGCGTATCTCGATCACATCGAAACGGGAGATAGTCACGATGAAACCGCATACGGAAACGCGGTGCAGTACTTTAAGCACTGGAGCCCGTGGCTGTTGCTCCTCGCGTTCTTTGGCTACGACGCCGTCCTTTATGGGCTCTTGACTTGGGCACCGTCCTATGTGAGCAAGGTGCAGCACGTGTCCTTTGGCATGACAGGAATTTGGACGTTTGTGATCTTTGGCGCAGGTTTCGTGGGTGAGCTGACGGCTGGGCAGTTGGCCGACAGGTGGATCCGCTCGGGCGCGTCGGTCAACCTCGTCATGAGAACCTTGCTTGGTTTCGCGGGGATTGGTGTGGCGGTGGCCATCATTTTGGTGAACCACGTATCGACGCCAACGGCCGCCATTCTACTGATCAGTCTCGCAAACTTCTTCCTGCGTTGGGGCGGATTGTACTGGAGCGTACCGGCGCGCCTCGCAGCGACCCAACACGTCGGCCAATTGACTGGTGCCATGAACTTCTCCGGAAACGTCGCTGGCATCATCGTGCCGATTCTCGTCGGGTGGATCGTCCAACAGAGTGGCAGCTTTGTCGGCGTATTCGTGATGTTCGCGGTCGCTGGCCTCTTGATGGCTGTCTCATCGGTCGCCATCAATTATTCGCGCAAGCTGACTTCATAA